Proteins encoded together in one Pseudomonas arsenicoxydans window:
- the hflC gene encoding protease modulator HflC → MSPSHTHDHDDHAGHDHGHGGHHHGHHHHHHGDPEEAGPFPWRRMGWAALLVAFAIAAASLVQVRSGEATVITRFGNPSRVLLEPGLGWRWPAPFEAAIPVDLRLRTTSSGLQDVGTRDGLRIIVQAYVAWQVQGDPDNVQRFMRAVQNQPDEAARQIRTFVGSALETTASSFDLANLVNTDADQVHIADFEAQLRQQIDQQLLTTYGVRVLQVGIERLTLPSVTLTATVDRMRAERETIATERTAIGKREAAQIRSAAERDARIVQADATVKAADIEAQSRVEAAQIYGRAYAGSPQLYNLLRSLDTLGTIVTPGTKLILRTDAAPFRVLVDGPPTLDSKPGSQP, encoded by the coding sequence TTGAGCCCGTCGCACACTCACGATCACGATGACCACGCCGGCCACGATCACGGCCATGGCGGGCATCACCACGGCCACCATCATCACCATCACGGTGATCCCGAGGAAGCGGGGCCGTTCCCATGGCGGCGCATGGGCTGGGCGGCGTTGCTGGTGGCGTTCGCCATCGCCGCCGCGAGCCTCGTCCAAGTTCGGTCAGGTGAGGCGACGGTGATCACACGCTTCGGCAATCCTTCGCGGGTGTTGCTGGAGCCAGGACTTGGCTGGCGCTGGCCTGCACCTTTTGAAGCCGCCATTCCTGTCGATTTGCGGCTGCGCACGACGTCCAGCGGTTTGCAGGATGTCGGCACGCGCGACGGCTTGCGCATCATTGTTCAGGCGTATGTGGCGTGGCAGGTACAGGGCGATCCCGATAACGTGCAGCGTTTTATGCGCGCCGTGCAAAATCAGCCGGACGAAGCGGCGCGGCAGATTCGTACCTTTGTGGGTTCCGCCCTGGAAACCACCGCGAGCAGTTTCGATCTGGCGAACCTGGTGAACACCGATGCCGACCAGGTTCACATCGCTGATTTCGAGGCGCAGCTGCGTCAGCAGATCGATCAACAATTGCTCACCACTTATGGCGTGCGGGTGCTGCAAGTGGGTATCGAACGCTTGACCTTGCCGTCGGTGACGCTCACCGCCACCGTTGACCGTATGCGCGCCGAGCGTGAAACAATTGCCACCGAACGCACCGCCATCGGTAAACGTGAAGCTGCGCAAATCCGCTCCGCCGCTGAGCGTGACGCACGAATCGTACAAGCGGATGCAACGGTGAAAGCGGCTGACATCGAAGCCCAATCCCGCGTCGAAGCGGCGCAGATTTACGGGCGCGCCTACGCCGGCTCACCTCAGCTTTACAACTTGCTGCGCTCGCTCGACACGTTGGGCACGATTGTTACGCCGGGGACCAAACTGATTTTGCGCACCGATGCCGCGCCTTTTCGGGTGTTGGTTGATGGGCCGCCGACCCTCGATAGCAAACCCGGGTCGCAGCCATGA
- the hflK gene encoding protease modulator HflK, with translation MKLVPRGTHELSSPWIQAGRLAFLALYAVTVLAALAWAFSNVRQIDPQNRAVVLHFGALDRIQNAGLLLAWPRPFEQVILLPAADRVIERRVENLLRSDAALQGDRVASFATPLSDALAGSGYLLTGDAGVVQLDVRVFYKVTEPYAFVLQGEHVLPALDRLVTRSAVALTAARDLDTILVARPELIGTDTQSAERRERLRGDLVQGINQRLAELKATGQGIGVEVVRVDVQSSLPGPAVNAFNAVLTASQQADKAVANARTEAEKLTQTANEQGDRTLQVAHAQASERLAKASADTATVLSLAKAQQQGTDPQMLLRIYRERMPKILGQAGSVTTVNPKDDSRLIIQGAAQ, from the coding sequence ATGAAATTAGTTCCACGTGGAACACATGAGTTAAGTAGCCCATGGATTCAGGCTGGACGATTGGCTTTTCTCGCGCTTTATGCGGTGACTGTTCTGGCTGCGTTGGCGTGGGCGTTTTCCAATGTACGGCAAATCGATCCGCAAAATCGTGCAGTGGTTCTGCATTTCGGCGCGCTGGATCGCATCCAGAACGCCGGCCTTCTGTTGGCTTGGCCGCGACCTTTTGAGCAAGTGATTCTGTTGCCGGCAGCAGATCGGGTGATCGAACGGCGGGTGGAAAATCTGCTTCGCAGCGATGCAGCGTTGCAGGGAGATCGAGTGGCGTCGTTCGCGACCCCCTTGAGCGATGCGCTCGCAGGCTCTGGTTATTTGCTGACTGGAGACGCCGGCGTGGTGCAACTCGATGTACGGGTTTTCTACAAGGTCACTGAACCTTACGCCTTTGTGCTTCAAGGTGAGCATGTGCTGCCGGCACTCGATCGACTGGTCACTCGCAGCGCTGTTGCACTGACGGCTGCCCGGGACCTGGACACGATCCTGGTGGCTCGTCCGGAGCTGATCGGCACGGATACTCAATCGGCCGAACGCCGCGAACGTCTGCGGGGTGATTTGGTGCAGGGTATCAATCAACGCCTGGCCGAGCTGAAAGCGACAGGGCAGGGCATCGGCGTCGAAGTTGTGCGCGTCGACGTGCAGTCGAGCCTGCCAGGCCCTGCGGTAAACGCCTTCAACGCCGTGCTGACCGCCAGCCAACAGGCCGACAAAGCCGTTGCCAATGCGCGTACCGAAGCCGAGAAGTTGACTCAGACCGCCAATGAGCAAGGTGATCGAACGCTGCAAGTCGCCCATGCCCAAGCGAGCGAACGACTGGCAAAAGCCTCTGCCGATACCGCCACTGTGTTGAGCCTGGCCAAGGCGCAACAACAGGGCACCGACCCGCAAATGTTGCTGCGCATTTACCGTGAGCGCATGCCGAAAATTCTCGGCCAGGCCGGCTCGGTGACAACGGTCAATCCGAAAGACGATTCGCGCCTGATCATTCAGGGAGCCGCACAATGA
- a CDS encoding cation-translocating P-type ATPase yields MTAQTTAPSLLSSAEQRSAARQLTLAMLALGLLSLGLIWRWLSPQQTGVSQLLLGFASLLVAVPVMRSAWYSLRYPSLHGITDQLIALAMLGAWATGDLLTAALLPIIMIFGHVLEERSVIGSQEAIRALGKLTRSHARKIQADGAILEVDNGTLKAGDIVEVRAGDRVPADGRVLSGQASLDTASITGESVPIEAGVGMQVFGGAINLDGLLRIEVTRTGNESTLGKVIALMQSAERSKPPITRLLERYAGSYMVLVLLLAAVTWFVTNDAQAMLAVLVAACPCALVLSAPATAIAGVAVAARHGILIRSSAFLEELADLTSLVVDKTGTLTFGTLRLQSIDSPLEDRSHIMKLAASLGSASSHPVSRALAGLVTQEHFLLLSDIHERQGLGVVAMTEQGEAALGRPELFAQLGIVTSAVPEHDGPIAGLALDGEFLAWLLLADSVKPEARFALSELRELGLGRQLLLTGDRQSVAHTLARDVGISDVEAQALPEDKLNRVLTEIENGFRPMVVGDGINDSLALKAGVVGVAMGAGGADIALASADIVLIGSDLRRLGTCVRLSRQCRQTLQVNVIIGLGWTLAIVAFAAFGWLGAAGAMIAALLHNLSTLLVLGNAGRLLRFQEPLLKLEEAP; encoded by the coding sequence ATGACTGCCCAAACCACGGCGCCGAGCCTGTTGTCCTCGGCTGAACAACGCAGCGCTGCACGTCAATTGACCCTGGCCATGCTTGCCTTGGGCTTGCTCAGTCTCGGGCTGATCTGGCGTTGGTTGTCGCCGCAGCAGACCGGTGTCAGCCAGTTGTTGTTGGGCTTCGCTTCGCTACTGGTGGCCGTGCCGGTCATGCGCTCGGCTTGGTACAGCTTGCGTTATCCAAGCTTGCATGGAATCACCGATCAATTGATTGCCCTGGCCATGTTGGGTGCCTGGGCCACGGGAGATCTGCTGACCGCGGCCTTACTGCCAATCATCATGATCTTTGGCCACGTGTTGGAGGAACGCAGCGTCATCGGTTCACAGGAAGCGATTCGCGCCCTCGGCAAACTGACCCGCAGCCATGCCCGCAAGATTCAGGCGGACGGTGCGATCCTCGAAGTCGACAACGGCACACTCAAGGCTGGCGACATCGTGGAGGTGCGTGCGGGTGATCGAGTGCCGGCCGACGGTCGAGTGTTGTCGGGGCAGGCGAGCCTCGACACGGCATCGATTACCGGTGAGTCCGTACCGATAGAGGCGGGTGTCGGGATGCAGGTCTTCGGCGGAGCGATCAATCTCGACGGTCTGTTGCGGATCGAAGTGACGCGCACCGGCAACGAATCGACCTTGGGCAAAGTGATCGCGCTGATGCAAAGCGCCGAGCGGTCCAAGCCGCCGATCACGCGCCTGCTCGAACGCTATGCCGGCAGCTACATGGTGTTGGTGTTGTTGTTGGCGGCAGTGACCTGGTTTGTCACCAACGATGCCCAAGCGATGCTCGCGGTGTTGGTGGCGGCGTGTCCTTGTGCATTGGTGTTGTCGGCACCGGCGACGGCGATTGCTGGTGTCGCGGTCGCGGCACGCCACGGGATACTGATCCGCAGTTCGGCGTTTCTTGAGGAGTTGGCGGACCTGACGTCGCTGGTGGTCGACAAGACCGGCACGCTGACGTTTGGCACGTTGCGGTTGCAGTCCATCGACAGCCCGCTGGAGGACCGCAGCCATATCATGAAGCTCGCCGCTAGCCTTGGTTCGGCCAGCAGTCACCCAGTCAGTCGTGCGCTTGCCGGGTTGGTCACGCAGGAACATTTCCTGCTGCTGTCGGACATTCACGAACGCCAGGGTCTGGGCGTAGTGGCGATGACCGAGCAGGGCGAAGCGGCACTCGGTCGCCCGGAGTTGTTTGCACAATTGGGCATCGTCACGTCGGCGGTTCCCGAACACGATGGCCCGATTGCCGGCTTGGCGCTCGACGGTGAATTCCTTGCCTGGTTGTTGCTCGCCGACAGCGTCAAGCCTGAGGCGCGATTCGCCTTGAGCGAGTTGCGAGAGTTGGGCTTGGGTCGTCAGTTGCTGCTTACCGGTGATCGGCAAAGTGTCGCGCACACGCTGGCTCGCGATGTCGGCATCAGCGATGTCGAGGCGCAGGCCTTGCCTGAGGACAAACTCAATCGAGTGCTGACGGAAATCGAAAATGGTTTCCGGCCAATGGTGGTGGGGGATGGCATCAACGACTCGCTGGCACTCAAGGCCGGTGTCGTGGGTGTGGCCATGGGCGCTGGTGGTGCGGACATCGCGCTGGCCTCTGCCGATATCGTGCTGATCGGCAGCGACTTGCGTCGGCTCGGCACCTGTGTGCGGTTGAGTCGCCAGTGTCGGCAGACGTTGCAGGTCAACGTGATCATCGGTCTGGGCTGGACCCTGGCGATTGTTGCCTTCGCGGCGTTCGGCTGGCTCGGTGCCGCCGGAGCCATGATCGCGGCATTGCTGCATAACCTCAGCACGTTGCTGGTGCTCGGTAATGCCGGACGATTGCTGCGTTTTCAAGAGCCACTGCTGAAGTTGGAGGAGGCGCCTTAG
- the bufA2 gene encoding BufA2 family periplasmic bufferin-type metallophore, which translates to MNFKNATAGAALAFAAATLFAGVATQAQAADAVQVHCYGVTSCAGMNDCKTAENACKGQGVCKGHGFKAMTQTECMKAGGKVGE; encoded by the coding sequence ATGAACTTCAAAAACGCCACTGCCGGTGCCGCTCTCGCTTTCGCCGCCGCGACTTTGTTCGCCGGTGTTGCCACGCAGGCCCAGGCAGCTGACGCTGTTCAGGTGCACTGCTACGGCGTGACGTCGTGTGCAGGCATGAACGATTGCAAGACTGCGGAGAATGCCTGTAAAGGTCAGGGCGTTTGCAAAGGTCACGGCTTCAAGGCAATGACTCAGACCGAATGCATGAAAGCAGGTGGCAAGGTCGGCGAATAA
- the bufB gene encoding MNIO family bufferin maturase → MSASLPCLGYGLGLRSAYYQQILEQSPSVDWFEVVSENFMVQGGKALYYLDAIAERYPVVMHGVSLSIGGPHALDPAYLNQLKLLAKRVKPAWISDHLCWSRGNAHQLHDLLPLPYTEESLYYVAERVRQVQDVLQRPLVLENVSSYVRSADDDFSEWQFLEALSHLSDCELLLDVNNVYVSSRNHGFDPWTFIQGLPANKVRQLHLAGHSDYGDYVIDTHDHPVSDPVWALYERTLEHLGPVATLLERDDHLPPFEDLLCELQKARELGDSALARRLKCA, encoded by the coding sequence ATGTCTGCATCCCTTCCTTGCCTGGGCTACGGCCTGGGTTTACGCAGTGCCTACTATCAACAGATTCTCGAGCAGTCACCCTCCGTGGACTGGTTCGAGGTCGTCTCCGAAAACTTCATGGTTCAGGGCGGAAAAGCCTTGTACTACCTCGATGCAATTGCCGAGCGTTATCCGGTAGTGATGCATGGGGTGTCGTTGTCCATTGGCGGGCCCCATGCCCTTGATCCCGCGTATTTGAATCAACTCAAGCTTCTGGCTAAACGGGTAAAGCCTGCGTGGATTTCCGATCACCTGTGCTGGAGTCGCGGCAACGCTCATCAGTTGCATGACCTGCTGCCGCTGCCCTACACCGAGGAAAGCCTTTACTACGTGGCTGAGCGGGTGCGGCAGGTTCAGGATGTTTTGCAACGGCCGTTGGTGCTGGAGAACGTTTCCAGCTATGTGCGCAGCGCCGACGATGACTTCAGCGAATGGCAATTCCTTGAAGCCCTCAGCCATCTGAGCGACTGCGAGCTTCTGCTGGACGTGAACAATGTGTACGTGAGCTCGCGAAATCACGGCTTCGATCCGTGGACTTTCATTCAAGGGCTGCCGGCAAACAAGGTTCGGCAACTGCACCTGGCGGGCCACAGCGATTACGGCGATTACGTGATCGACACCCATGATCATCCGGTGAGCGATCCGGTCTGGGCGCTTTATGAGCGTACGCTTGAGCACCTCGGCCCGGTGGCCACATTGTTGGAACGCGATGACCATCTACCGCCCTTTGAAGACCTGCTCTGCGAATTGCAAAAGGCTCGAGAGCTGGGTGATAGCGCGCTGGCCCGGAGACTGAAATGCGCCTGA
- a CDS encoding HvfC/BufC N-terminal domain-containing protein: MRLIDWQLAFESYLLGEQQSAACSALSSRLIGGPTLDVNTGLAIYHNAYQARLLEVLRGDFPVIWHWLGDVEFEQLAATYIRQSPSVHFSLRWLGEGFEHFIRQHLMPEQSAALAELAALEWAFTLAFDAPECKPLTLQDMALLPPQDWPTLQVSLSTTVQWRECAYNSVALWRSVKDETGFPGSAALKTPNVVVIWRNELVCHYRSLEFDEARALKGMFQDCWNFAELCSDLAVSYGEGAPLQAVTWLKQWIHDGWLKRRES; the protein is encoded by the coding sequence ATGCGCCTGATCGATTGGCAACTGGCCTTTGAAAGCTATCTGTTGGGAGAGCAGCAGTCCGCAGCCTGTTCGGCATTGAGTTCCCGCCTGATTGGCGGTCCGACACTGGACGTGAACACTGGCCTGGCGATTTATCACAACGCCTATCAGGCTCGGCTTTTGGAAGTGTTGCGTGGAGACTTTCCGGTGATCTGGCATTGGTTGGGGGACGTTGAATTCGAACAGCTCGCTGCTACGTACATTCGCCAATCACCCTCAGTGCATTTCAGTTTGAGATGGCTAGGCGAAGGTTTTGAGCATTTCATTCGCCAGCATCTGATGCCAGAGCAAAGCGCGGCACTCGCCGAGTTGGCAGCGCTTGAATGGGCATTCACCCTGGCGTTCGATGCACCTGAATGCAAACCGTTGACGCTGCAAGACATGGCCCTTTTGCCGCCGCAGGATTGGCCGACGCTGCAGGTTAGTCTGAGCACTACCGTGCAATGGCGTGAATGTGCTTACAACAGTGTCGCGTTATGGCGTTCGGTAAAAGACGAAACCGGTTTTCCCGGCAGCGCAGCGTTGAAAACCCCTAATGTAGTGGTGATCTGGCGCAACGAGCTGGTTTGTCATTACCGAAGCCTCGAATTTGATGAGGCGAGAGCTCTAAAAGGTATGTTTCAGGACTGCTGGAATTTTGCTGAACTGTGTTCCGATTTAGCAGTCAGCTATGGTGAGGGCGCGCCACTTCAAGCTGTTACATGGCTGAAACAGTGGATTCATGACGGTTGGTTGAAGCGCCGCGAATCATAG
- the cfaB gene encoding C17 cyclopropane fatty acid synthase CfaB — MLAQLPPALQNLQLPLRLRLWDGHEFNLGPTPSVTIVVKDPQMVTQFTHPSLDALGAAFVEGKLELEGSISDVIRVCDEWSQALLSEDGDSQPVRTVHDKETDAKAISYHYDLSNAFYQLWLDSDMAYSCAYFETGSENLEQAQQAKFRHLCRKLRLQPGDYLLDVGCGWGGLARYAAREFGAKVFGITLSKEQLALARERVTAEGLDDLVELQLLDYRDLPQDGRFDKVVSVGMFEHVGHANLAEYCKTLFGAVKEGGLVMNHGITAKHTDGRPVGRGAGDFIEKYVFPNGELPHLSMISAEISEAGLEIVDVESLRLHYARTLDHWSERLEDNLEAASKLVPEQALRIWRLYLAGCAYAFARGWINLHQILAVKAHPDGSHELPWTRDDIYL, encoded by the coding sequence ATGCTCGCGCAACTTCCACCGGCCTTACAGAATCTGCAGCTACCGTTACGCCTGCGACTCTGGGACGGCCATGAATTCAATCTGGGGCCGACGCCCAGCGTCACAATTGTGGTCAAGGACCCACAAATGGTTACCCAGTTCACTCATCCAAGCCTGGACGCGCTCGGAGCGGCGTTTGTCGAAGGCAAACTCGAGCTCGAAGGCTCAATCAGCGACGTGATTCGCGTCTGTGATGAATGGAGCCAAGCGTTACTCAGCGAGGACGGGGACAGCCAGCCTGTGCGCACTGTTCACGACAAGGAAACTGACGCCAAGGCCATTTCCTACCACTACGACCTCTCCAATGCGTTTTATCAGTTGTGGCTCGACAGCGACATGGCGTATTCCTGCGCGTACTTCGAGACTGGCAGTGAAAACCTGGAGCAAGCCCAGCAAGCGAAATTCCGTCATCTGTGCCGCAAGCTACGGCTGCAGCCAGGCGACTACCTGCTGGATGTCGGTTGCGGTTGGGGTGGCCTGGCACGCTATGCGGCCCGTGAGTTCGGCGCGAAAGTGTTTGGGATAACCCTCAGTAAAGAGCAACTGGCTCTCGCCCGTGAAAGGGTGACCGCTGAAGGCCTGGACGATCTGGTGGAACTGCAGCTGCTCGATTACCGTGATCTGCCTCAGGATGGTCGCTTCGACAAGGTGGTCAGCGTCGGCATGTTCGAACACGTCGGTCACGCGAACCTGGCTGAGTATTGCAAAACGTTGTTCGGTGCGGTGAAAGAAGGCGGGCTGGTGATGAACCACGGGATCACCGCCAAGCACACTGATGGGCGCCCGGTAGGACGCGGTGCCGGAGATTTCATCGAGAAGTACGTGTTCCCCAACGGCGAGCTGCCGCACCTGTCGATGATCTCCGCAGAGATCAGCGAAGCGGGGCTGGAAATCGTCGACGTCGAGAGTCTGCGTCTGCATTACGCGCGCACTCTGGACCACTGGAGCGAACGCCTGGAAGACAACCTGGAAGCAGCTTCCAAACTGGTCCCTGAACAGGCATTGCGGATCTGGCGCTTGTACCTGGCGGGATGCGCCTATGCGTTCGCCAGGGGTTGGATCAATCTGCACCAGATTCTCGCGGTGAAAGCTCATCCAGATGGCAGTCATGAACTGCCGTGGACTCGCGACGACATCTACCTTTAG
- the cls gene encoding cardiolipin synthase, whose amino-acid sequence MDYFGPHIFGYMIALLHTLGLIAAIHAVLTVRTAQGSIAWALSLIFIPYLTLVPYLVFGRSTFDGYIKARRQANEEMRKAISELNWRPWVEEALTARASSAYASLRAMPKLGRMPCLANNEVQLLINGQATFDGIFAAIDNAKEAVLIQFFIIHDDRLGQRLQNLLIKKAAEGVAVYLLYDRIGSHSLPHSYVQPLRDAGVEVKAFATRSGWLNRFQVNFRNHRKIVVVDGVLGFVGGHNVGDEYMGEKPPLAPWRDTHVRVRGPVVACMQESFAEDWFWAARSLPPLILPDAYPDDGVLCQLLASGPADSYETCSLFFVEAIHAATERIWITSPYFIPDEAVFAALRLAVLRGVDVRLLLPSRPDHRIVYAASSLYAFEAVRAGVRVFRYQPGFLHQKVVLIDSEISAIGSANLDNRSFRLNFEVMLLTVDSVFAAEVEQMLNDDFAQAHEIAKEESRETHRLQHVGMRVARLISPIL is encoded by the coding sequence ATGGATTACTTTGGACCGCACATTTTCGGCTACATGATTGCACTGCTTCACACGCTGGGCCTGATCGCTGCCATTCACGCCGTGCTCACCGTCCGGACCGCCCAGGGATCTATCGCCTGGGCCCTGTCGTTGATATTCATTCCTTACCTGACGCTGGTTCCGTATCTGGTCTTCGGCCGCAGCACCTTCGATGGTTACATCAAGGCCCGGCGGCAGGCCAACGAGGAAATGCGCAAAGCCATCTCCGAACTCAACTGGCGTCCGTGGGTGGAAGAAGCGCTGACCGCCCGTGCCTCAAGTGCTTACGCATCCTTGAGAGCGATGCCGAAATTAGGGCGCATGCCGTGCCTGGCAAACAACGAAGTGCAATTGCTGATCAATGGCCAAGCCACTTTTGACGGGATTTTCGCAGCCATCGACAACGCAAAGGAAGCGGTGCTGATTCAGTTTTTCATCATTCACGACGACCGCCTCGGCCAACGCCTGCAAAATCTGCTGATCAAGAAAGCGGCTGAAGGCGTGGCGGTTTATCTGTTGTACGACCGCATTGGCAGCCATTCCTTGCCCCACAGTTACGTGCAACCGTTGCGCGATGCAGGCGTCGAGGTCAAAGCCTTTGCCACCCGCAGTGGCTGGCTCAACCGCTTTCAGGTCAACTTCCGCAACCACCGCAAGATCGTCGTGGTGGACGGTGTACTGGGGTTCGTTGGCGGGCATAACGTCGGCGACGAATACATGGGCGAGAAACCACCGCTGGCGCCCTGGCGCGATACCCACGTGCGCGTGCGCGGGCCGGTGGTAGCTTGTATGCAGGAGTCGTTCGCTGAAGACTGGTTCTGGGCGGCGCGTTCATTGCCACCGCTGATCCTGCCGGACGCCTACCCGGACGACGGCGTGCTCTGCCAATTACTGGCAAGTGGCCCGGCCGATTCCTACGAAACCTGTTCGTTGTTCTTCGTCGAAGCCATCCATGCGGCGACAGAGCGGATATGGATCACCAGCCCGTATTTCATCCCCGACGAAGCCGTGTTTGCCGCTTTGAGACTGGCAGTTTTGCGAGGTGTGGATGTGCGGCTGTTACTGCCGTCACGGCCGGATCATCGCATCGTCTATGCGGCCTCTAGCCTGTATGCCTTCGAAGCCGTGCGTGCAGGGGTACGGGTTTTTCGCTATCAGCCGGGATTTTTGCATCAGAAGGTGGTGTTGATCGACAGCGAAATCAGCGCCATTGGCAGTGCCAATCTGGACAACCGATCGTTCCGCCTGAATTTCGAAGTGATGCTGCTGACCGTCGACAGCGTGTTTGCCGCCGAGGTGGAACAGATGCTTAACGACGACTTTGCCCAGGCTCATGAAATCGCCAAAGAAGAAAGCCGGGAGACCCATCGCCTGCAACACGTTGGCATGCGGGTCGCCCGGCTTATTTCGCCGATTCTCTAA
- a CDS encoding DUF3617 domain-containing protein, whose amino-acid sequence MNVRLLGLALAFGLALPVAAQAQMLQPGLWELTTSNMKVDDQNLPDLQLILGQLQGQMTPQQRAQLEKQGITMGGKGIRACLTPEQVKSDNIPLTDPQSGCKQEITDRTGNQWKFRFSCPKAQGAGVATFLSDREFTTKVNGTFNATGIQQKGSLDTRAVWLGQDCGTVKPRA is encoded by the coding sequence ATGAACGTTCGTCTGCTGGGTTTGGCCTTGGCTTTTGGTTTAGCACTCCCCGTGGCCGCTCAGGCACAGATGCTGCAGCCAGGTTTGTGGGAGCTGACCACGAGCAACATGAAGGTCGATGACCAGAACCTGCCTGACTTGCAGCTGATCCTCGGCCAATTGCAGGGCCAGATGACCCCGCAACAGCGCGCGCAGCTGGAGAAGCAGGGCATCACCATGGGCGGCAAGGGGATTCGGGCTTGCCTGACGCCAGAGCAGGTGAAGTCAGACAATATTCCGTTGACTGATCCGCAATCGGGTTGCAAGCAGGAAATAACTGACCGTACCGGCAATCAGTGGAAATTCCGTTTCAGTTGTCCGAAAGCGCAGGGTGCCGGTGTAGCGACTTTCCTCAGTGACCGTGAGTTCACCACCAAGGTCAACGGCACATTCAACGCTACCGGCATACAGCAGAAGGGCAGTCTCGATACCCGTGCTGTCTGGTTGGGGCAGGATTGCGGGACCGTTAAGCCTAGAGCTTAA
- a CDS encoding His/Gly/Thr/Pro-type tRNA ligase C-terminal domain-containing protein codes for MIHITLSDGSLREYDQPLSVYEFAASIGAGLAKAAVAGRVDGVLVDCRFMIEADARVSIVTPQEPDGLEILRRSCALMLAMSIRQLYPKAQLQTGAALGDGFFYEFTFKRPLDLFDLACIEARMKILAATNHSIRCRNPSSRSMLTETSAYLIGDFECVSVGPHVPATRVLQAFALDHISGTAPQRIYGTCWSCQQELEDWLAPPHVIIVNMDDRQADYAQSVTETLRRSGVRARADLRNEKVRHKIREHSQQVPYLVVIGEKEKTGGFVSVRSRTGEDFGRMAVEVVCDWLRSTGIAGT; via the coding sequence ATGATCCACATCACCCTGAGCGACGGTTCATTGCGTGAATACGACCAACCCTTGTCGGTGTATGAATTCGCCGCGAGCATCGGTGCGGGCTTGGCTAAAGCAGCTGTGGCCGGTCGGGTCGACGGGGTGTTGGTGGACTGCAGGTTCATGATCGAGGCTGACGCCCGCGTGAGCATTGTCACGCCTCAAGAGCCTGATGGGCTGGAGATATTGAGGCGCTCCTGCGCGCTGATGCTGGCGATGTCCATCAGACAACTCTATCCAAAGGCGCAATTGCAGACCGGAGCGGCACTGGGTGACGGTTTTTTTTATGAGTTTACGTTTAAGCGTCCCTTAGACCTGTTCGACCTGGCGTGTATCGAAGCGCGCATGAAGATCCTGGCAGCAACCAATCATTCAATCCGGTGCCGCAATCCATCATCCCGGTCCATGCTCACTGAGACCTCCGCGTACCTTATTGGGGACTTCGAGTGCGTGTCAGTGGGCCCGCATGTGCCAGCAACCCGAGTGTTGCAGGCATTCGCCCTCGACCACATCAGCGGAACTGCACCGCAGCGGATCTATGGCACTTGCTGGTCCTGCCAACAAGAACTCGAAGACTGGTTGGCGCCGCCACACGTCATTATCGTCAACATGGATGATCGTCAGGCCGATTATGCGCAATCGGTGACCGAGACCTTGCGTCGAAGCGGTGTGCGCGCTCGTGCGGACTTACGCAACGAAAAGGTTCGCCACAAGATACGCGAGCACAGTCAGCAGGTGCCGTATCTGGTGGTGATCGGGGAAAAAGAAAAAACAGGCGGGTTTGTCAGTGTGCGCAGCCGAACGGGGGAGGATTTCGGCAGGATGGCCGTTGAGGTGGTGTGTGACTGGCTGAGGTCGACAGGCATTGCGGGCACTTGA